Proteins from a single region of Sphaerochaeta globosa str. Buddy:
- a CDS encoding DUF1850 domain-containing protein produces MKSRTRFIVLVVLILVMGTLLFFLLASGPGLQLVLSDQETGKVLFSLPVQEGDTLTFHWIHSFEHIPWIEEYTIEKDGTFALDTISVAGFGAGIPENKGVVSIENGMIVMRQIDQSFDAIRWIHSQTALVSITLGLTTFIAGKDVQHHLPVVLSIKGTRTLWPRYILMN; encoded by the coding sequence ATGAAGAGCAGAACACGGTTTATAGTACTTGTTGTCCTCATCCTCGTGATGGGGACACTGCTCTTCTTTCTTCTCGCATCGGGACCTGGACTGCAGCTTGTCCTCAGTGACCAAGAAACAGGAAAGGTCCTCTTTTCCCTTCCTGTACAAGAGGGTGACACCCTAACCTTTCATTGGATACACTCGTTCGAACATATCCCTTGGATCGAAGAGTACACCATTGAAAAAGATGGTACATTTGCGCTAGACACCATTTCTGTTGCCGGCTTCGGCGCAGGAATACCTGAAAACAAGGGAGTGGTATCCATCGAGAATGGTATGATCGTCATGCGTCAGATCGACCAGAGCTTCGATGCGATTCGATGGATACATTCACAAACAGCCCTTGTTTCCATTACACTTGGACTCACTACATTCATTGCCGGCAAGGACGTACAACATCACCTTCCGGTAGTACTCTCTATCAAAGGAACGAGAACATTATGGCCAAGATACATCTTGATGAACTGA
- a CDS encoding TRAP transporter permease, whose amino-acid sequence MAKIHLDELNPHMKAKQEELLGKFEKESKTRTFDHVLLVKMVYYLTIGIALYHFITSFIGYPATHLHRSLHVAMMLFMTFFLYPFSKKSPRKTIPWYDILFALLAVSVAVYVWVDYINFINRMGSPNTMDVVMGTILIVLVLEASRRISGWPLVILSLIFLLYGLVGRNLPGILMHRGYTWRALVNHIFINTEGIYGTSVDVAASYIFLFIMFGTVMNKCGMGRFFNDLALAFAGSSKGGPAKVAVIASGFLGSINGSAVANVVTTGTFTIPLMKKTGYSKEFAGAVESSASVGGQLLPPIMGAAAFIMAEMLGVKYGVIVISATIPALLYYLGILVQVQLRASKKNLQGIPKEDLPKVGEVMRERGHLLIPIAFLLYMLLFSGATVIFSAFWAIVATIVVSMTRKSTRMTFTQILDAFSEGTRAVVSVAVACAVVGIIIGVVSLTGFGLNMANAIIQLGQSNLMLTLILTMVTCMILGMGLPSIPAYLITATMAAPALVKLGIPPIAAHMFVFYFAMFANITPPVALASFAAAGLSGGDPMKTGLQSVKLSLAGFIVPYMFIYNTALLLIDTTPLVAIRVSITAIIGVCMIGMATEGYLFTTMNTLLRILAFVGSLLLITANVVQDAIGLAFLVLIVLYQRHLANKTKQSSEPLV is encoded by the coding sequence ATGGCCAAGATACATCTTGATGAACTGAATCCCCATATGAAAGCAAAGCAGGAAGAACTGCTGGGCAAATTTGAGAAAGAGTCAAAGACCAGGACCTTCGACCACGTACTTTTGGTGAAGATGGTCTATTATTTGACTATCGGCATCGCCTTGTACCACTTCATCACCTCCTTCATTGGATACCCCGCCACCCACCTGCACCGTTCACTCCATGTGGCTATGATGTTGTTCATGACCTTTTTCCTCTACCCATTCAGCAAAAAGTCACCACGCAAGACCATCCCATGGTACGACATCCTCTTTGCACTGCTTGCAGTATCTGTAGCAGTTTATGTATGGGTCGATTACATCAACTTTATCAATCGCATGGGCAGTCCCAATACCATGGATGTGGTGATGGGCACCATTCTTATCGTACTCGTATTGGAAGCAAGCAGGAGAATCTCGGGCTGGCCGTTGGTAATTCTCAGCCTCATCTTCCTGCTCTATGGATTGGTCGGCCGCAATCTTCCCGGCATTCTTATGCATCGCGGTTATACTTGGAGAGCATTGGTCAATCATATCTTCATCAATACTGAAGGCATTTACGGTACCTCCGTCGATGTTGCGGCCTCCTACATTTTCTTGTTCATCATGTTCGGGACTGTCATGAACAAGTGCGGCATGGGCAGATTTTTCAATGACCTTGCTCTTGCCTTTGCCGGTAGTTCCAAGGGAGGACCGGCAAAAGTCGCAGTCATTGCAAGCGGTTTCCTCGGATCGATCAACGGCAGTGCGGTAGCAAATGTGGTAACCACGGGAACCTTTACCATTCCCCTGATGAAGAAAACCGGATACAGCAAGGAATTTGCCGGAGCCGTTGAATCGTCGGCCTCGGTAGGTGGACAGCTGTTGCCGCCCATCATGGGGGCTGCTGCCTTCATCATGGCAGAAATGCTCGGTGTCAAATATGGTGTCATTGTGATCAGTGCCACCATCCCGGCCCTCCTCTATTATTTGGGAATCCTGGTGCAAGTACAACTGAGGGCTTCCAAGAAGAACCTTCAAGGCATTCCCAAAGAGGACCTTCCCAAAGTAGGCGAAGTCATGCGCGAACGCGGGCATTTGCTTATTCCCATAGCATTTTTGCTGTATATGTTGCTGTTCAGCGGAGCAACGGTCATATTCAGTGCCTTTTGGGCAATCGTTGCCACCATTGTTGTCAGTATGACACGTAAATCCACTCGAATGACCTTCACCCAAATCCTTGATGCTTTCAGCGAAGGAACAAGGGCGGTTGTATCGGTGGCTGTAGCTTGTGCAGTTGTCGGCATCATCATCGGCGTGGTAAGCCTTACCGGATTCGGCCTGAATATGGCAAACGCCATTATCCAGTTGGGACAGTCCAACCTGATGCTCACCCTGATTCTTACCATGGTAACCTGCATGATTCTGGGCATGGGACTTCCTTCCATCCCCGCATACCTGATCACCGCCACCATGGCAGCCCCTGCCTTGGTGAAATTGGGAATCCCTCCGATCGCCGCCCATATGTTCGTCTTCTATTTTGCTATGTTTGCAAATATTACCCCACCGGTGGCACTTGCTTCTTTTGCAGCTGCGGGTCTGAGCGGTGGCGACCCTATGAAAACGGGCTTGCAATCAGTCAAGCTGTCACTTGCCGGTTTCATCGTCCCCTACATGTTCATCTACAACACAGCCTTGCTGCTCATCGATACTACGCCCTTGGTAGCAATTCGGGTGTCCATCACGGCAATCATCGGGGTTTGCATGATCGGAATGGCGACCGAGGGATATCTGTTTACCACCATGAACACGCTTCTGAGGATTCTGGCCTTCGTCGGATCGCTACTTTTGATCACTGCCAATGTTGTACAGGATGCAATCGGTTTGGCATTCCTGGTACTTATAGTGCTCTATCAGCGGCATCTAGCCAACAAGACCAAACAGAGCTCCGAGCCTTTAGTGTAA
- a CDS encoding GGDEF domain-containing protein, with amino-acid sequence MQPVVIVNIFSMFPLLFTIYLAKRHLSGSRQNWYYIFASVITIILLFLEIVGSLISRTQTNFALIIHYLSYSLGYALTPAVPMVILFYLGCSTWPLAKKNVLFIPMGLNVLLSILSMQSGWYFTILADNTYQRGPYFWLVTAFSAYYYVWILLRLLQIRKERIVPSKFLMGFVYLLPIISTAFQMATRDEIFVFSTVGISLLLYYLIVQEAQFDYDVQTKVRNREAFEQELLSKQHLEQDYALFMFDVNNLKQTNDIWGHQEGDSLLYSVAQIIAKSFEPEAKVFRIGGDEFCAILPLAKKPDPASYQQRVLASIATANESRVHPIRIASGFSLSSKDAGISLRKAFIHADEQMYRNKNELKRILREQS; translated from the coding sequence ATGCAACCTGTAGTGATAGTAAACATTTTTAGTATGTTTCCTCTGCTCTTTACCATCTATCTGGCGAAACGGCATCTCTCAGGTTCCCGACAGAATTGGTACTATATTTTTGCATCGGTCATTACCATCATCTTACTTTTCTTGGAAATCGTAGGAAGCCTCATCAGCAGAACGCAAACAAACTTTGCCTTGATCATCCACTATCTCAGCTACTCCTTGGGATACGCACTCACTCCGGCAGTACCTATGGTGATTCTCTTCTATCTCGGATGCTCTACCTGGCCTTTGGCAAAAAAGAACGTATTGTTTATTCCGATGGGACTCAACGTATTACTGTCCATCCTCTCGATGCAAAGTGGTTGGTACTTTACCATTCTCGCAGACAATACGTATCAGCGAGGCCCCTATTTTTGGCTTGTTACTGCCTTTTCGGCATATTATTATGTCTGGATACTGCTCAGACTCCTGCAAATCAGGAAAGAACGAATTGTCCCTTCGAAGTTCCTCATGGGTTTTGTCTATCTCTTGCCCATCATCTCAACGGCCTTTCAGATGGCAACCCGCGATGAAATCTTCGTCTTCAGTACGGTGGGAATCTCACTGTTGCTCTACTATCTCATTGTTCAGGAAGCGCAGTTTGACTACGATGTCCAGACAAAAGTACGCAACAGGGAAGCCTTTGAGCAGGAATTGCTTTCGAAGCAGCATCTTGAACAAGATTATGCTCTGTTTATGTTCGATGTGAATAATCTAAAACAAACAAATGATATCTGGGGTCATCAGGAAGGGGACAGCCTCTTATACTCGGTTGCCCAAATCATAGCCAAGAGCTTTGAGCCTGAAGCAAAGGTATTTCGCATCGGAGGCGACGAGTTTTGCGCCATCCTCCCTCTAGCAAAGAAACCAGACCCTGCTTCGTACCAACAAAGAGTTCTTGCGTCCATTGCAACTGCCAACGAGAGCAGAGTACACCCTATCCGTATTGCGTCCGGGTTTTCGCTGAGCAGCAAGGATGCGGGCATCTCACTGAGAAAAGCCTTCATCCATGCTGACGAGCAGATGTATCGAAATAAAAACGAGCTGAAACGAATACTACGTGAGCAATCCTGA
- a CDS encoding TolC family protein — protein sequence MKTKFLSILILSLVCLPLLAAYPDLSTQGVPSLALPEFEEKKLQDFLSEWSPTQGPSLFSLSPTLQQLVQQTSLDAKRLASVVAIQQAQLDFAQENRKPKIGITATPYSYSDTTIPSGPGTTRTQKHNFSVGSTLTQNLPTGGVVNLSVKQSSTFESLSTSAWTQTPSVSLSVSQPLWTGEKILDTAYQSKQLEKQLLALESSQISLKALSSAMVLQNLQLLILRQNLLENRYLIAERTSLAYDLVQKAEEDLKQGLISAQAFENRLLSYYQNVSAYQNLGYEIAELEETLALTWGEALPSELTLSSFSLASLVQQANNRDVLLTRYLMENAEYTQAVGELRSATLDSGFYALSDAPQVQLSFQISPFYIPSNNTSFFESFASMFSDSKPILSFSISFSATDLFRRSSDLQQSSAQQALYAAKAKVEQAYDKASSEVRALQQDLSTYRMNLILQLKEYENKQILLQTEQIRFAAGLSDSSLVRQKELDGMQAAFTVLGTLRELEFLYMRMHLSGLLT from the coding sequence ATGAAAACTAAATTCCTTAGCATTCTTATACTAAGTCTTGTCTGTCTGCCTCTTTTGGCAGCGTATCCTGATTTGTCCACTCAAGGGGTGCCTTCTTTGGCTCTTCCTGAGTTTGAAGAGAAGAAACTTCAGGACTTTCTTTCGGAGTGGTCTCCAACCCAAGGTCCTTCACTGTTCTCCCTTTCTCCAACCTTGCAGCAATTGGTACAGCAAACCAGCCTCGATGCAAAGCGACTTGCTTCGGTTGTAGCCATCCAACAAGCACAATTGGATTTTGCCCAGGAGAACAGGAAACCCAAGATTGGCATCACGGCAACTCCGTATTCGTATAGCGACACGACTATACCATCAGGACCGGGGACAACAAGAACGCAGAAGCACAATTTCTCAGTTGGATCGACCCTTACGCAGAATCTGCCAACCGGAGGGGTTGTGAATCTGAGTGTAAAGCAAAGCTCAACGTTTGAAAGTCTTTCCACCTCTGCATGGACGCAAACTCCTTCAGTTTCGCTCTCCGTTTCCCAGCCGTTGTGGACAGGAGAGAAGATACTGGACACAGCCTACCAATCCAAACAGCTTGAGAAGCAGCTGCTTGCCCTTGAATCCTCCCAAATTTCCCTGAAGGCGCTCTCTTCGGCGATGGTTCTGCAGAATCTGCAGCTGCTTATACTTCGACAGAACCTATTGGAGAACCGCTACCTCATCGCTGAAAGGACCAGTCTCGCCTATGATTTGGTTCAGAAGGCTGAAGAAGACCTGAAGCAAGGCCTTATCAGTGCCCAAGCATTTGAGAACAGGTTGCTATCGTATTATCAGAATGTATCCGCCTACCAAAACTTGGGATATGAAATAGCGGAACTCGAAGAGACTCTTGCATTGACTTGGGGTGAAGCCCTACCTTCCGAGCTCACACTTTCTTCCTTCAGTCTCGCTTCCCTTGTACAACAGGCAAATAATCGCGATGTACTGCTCACCAGATATCTGATGGAGAATGCTGAATATACCCAGGCAGTAGGTGAACTGCGCTCAGCAACCTTGGATAGCGGCTTTTATGCTCTGTCCGATGCTCCCCAGGTCCAACTCTCGTTTCAGATCTCACCGTTCTATATTCCCTCAAATAACACGTCCTTTTTCGAATCGTTTGCCAGCATGTTCTCCGATTCGAAACCTATACTTTCCTTCTCGATCAGTTTCAGTGCAACCGATCTCTTCCGTCGATCGTCGGATTTGCAGCAGAGTAGTGCACAACAGGCACTGTATGCTGCCAAGGCAAAGGTGGAACAAGCTTACGATAAGGCATCCTCAGAGGTCAGGGCCCTCCAGCAGGACCTGTCCACGTATCGGATGAACCTGATATTGCAGCTCAAGGAGTATGAGAACAAGCAGATCCTTTTACAGACCGAACAGATTCGTTTTGCTGCAGGCCTTTCCGACTCCTCCCTCGTTCGTCAGAAGGAACTCGATGGAATGCAGGCAGCGTTCACCGTGTTAGGAACGCTTCGGGAGTTGGAATTTCTGTATATGAGAATGCATCTGTCAGGATTGCTCACGTAG
- a CDS encoding efflux RND transporter permease subunit, whose protein sequence is MDENTNRFTIGRFSVTKPVLINILMVTVLALGLFSLISLPQEQFAEVPFYWVNVIVPYPGVASEDMEASVTIPVENAFQGMDRLKQISSTTSEGLSVVRVEFDDGIDDQLFKSLFQDAQTRFSQVTLPDGTLPAILDDFSSSDFLPVIEVIISGNLPYQDLREQALSLQNEILKVGDVADVEIIGLPERQIQVQMDPVMLASLGLSVNEVVRSISEQNRSVPSGNLTTQSREYLLRTLGSIREVADINSVIVRRSNQGEGIIRVSDVAQVIDGFEKDTPFNRFNGSPSVSLRVTKVVKGNSVAIVDMVRTIVEEQQQQSGATLTLFNDSTVQIASSLSVLSSNALMGLVLLVLILSLFIGVRNSLVTALGIPVTFALTFLVLDLLGETINTNTLFGLVLVLGLIVDHGIVIIENSYRLQSLGMKRHDAAILGVNQVIWPIIAATGTTVAAFLPLMIIPGTIGKFLRVIPLTVTIALVVSTFEALFFLPSHYAEWGPREKKSGQKQKTSRFDAFIGRYRRVLEVVYKRKGLYLILTLLITLGVFSLVGTLKQDLFSAEDYSYFNIEITTPLGSTLDQTNRIVQTYEDVLLSKVGKGEILSISSNIGGSGNSQTTTQAQITVDLAEKDQGRERGIEEIIEELKKETYYLSGSEQVLFTKAQTGPPTSSDFSFRLSGDSYQPIINAAATLSNTLAGIENVSNVQSDFVPGNPVLRIEVNQDQASRLGIGVSTIASYLRSRFDGITVGTFFLENEEIDIIVQFASKSTDRFEDLEQILIPTDDGRLVPISSVATLKLDNSIGSIRRVEGKREITITADALGDIDQKAVNEQIRQLWDTQLDERFSGVDLVVGGEFADFSNLLIDILRVFVLGIFLMYLILGAQFNSYSQPFLILLSVPFAFIGVVLYLFVSGTPLSTTVIYSAVALAGVAVNDAIVLISFINELRAEGKTVKEAIFESAVTRIRPILLTSLTTIAGLLPTAIGIGGYSVVWSPMASTIMVGLIFSTLSALLVIPLLYGVLYDRTRRSAA, encoded by the coding sequence ATGGACGAAAACACAAATCGCTTTACCATAGGCAGGTTCTCCGTAACCAAGCCGGTACTTATCAATATTCTCATGGTCACGGTATTGGCTCTTGGGCTTTTCTCCTTGATTAGTCTACCCCAGGAACAGTTTGCCGAGGTTCCTTTTTACTGGGTCAATGTCATTGTACCGTATCCAGGGGTTGCATCTGAGGACATGGAAGCATCAGTCACCATTCCGGTAGAGAATGCATTCCAAGGGATGGACAGGCTTAAGCAGATAAGCTCCACTACCAGTGAAGGCCTTTCTGTCGTGCGCGTTGAATTCGACGACGGCATCGATGACCAACTCTTCAAATCCTTGTTTCAGGATGCTCAAACACGGTTCAGTCAAGTAACCTTGCCTGATGGAACCCTGCCGGCAATCCTGGATGACTTCTCTTCGTCTGACTTTTTGCCCGTAATTGAAGTAATTATCAGTGGAAACCTTCCGTATCAGGATTTACGGGAACAGGCTCTCTCGTTACAGAATGAAATATTGAAGGTCGGTGATGTCGCTGATGTAGAGATTATTGGACTGCCCGAGCGCCAAATCCAAGTTCAGATGGATCCAGTCATGTTGGCTTCCCTTGGCTTGAGTGTAAACGAGGTTGTCCGCTCCATCTCCGAGCAAAATCGATCGGTACCCAGTGGAAATTTAACGACACAAAGTCGGGAATACCTGTTGAGGACCCTGGGCTCCATTCGTGAGGTTGCTGATATCAACAGCGTCATCGTGCGGCGCTCGAACCAAGGTGAGGGTATCATCAGAGTCAGCGATGTCGCCCAGGTCATTGATGGCTTTGAGAAGGATACTCCCTTCAATCGATTCAACGGCAGTCCTTCTGTAAGCCTTCGGGTAACCAAGGTGGTGAAGGGCAACTCAGTCGCCATTGTTGATATGGTTCGTACAATCGTTGAAGAACAGCAACAGCAAAGCGGGGCGACTCTTACGCTGTTCAACGATTCAACCGTCCAGATCGCCTCAAGCCTCTCGGTGCTTTCTTCCAATGCTCTTATGGGATTGGTCCTGCTCGTTCTTATTCTCAGTTTGTTCATCGGGGTGAGAAACTCCCTCGTCACCGCTTTGGGTATTCCCGTTACGTTTGCCCTGACGTTCCTGGTTCTGGATTTGTTGGGGGAGACCATCAACACCAATACACTCTTTGGTCTGGTGCTTGTTCTTGGTTTGATCGTCGACCACGGTATTGTCATTATTGAAAACTCCTACAGGCTGCAGAGCTTGGGAATGAAGCGCCACGATGCCGCTATTTTAGGGGTAAACCAAGTTATTTGGCCCATTATTGCAGCAACCGGTACAACCGTTGCAGCATTTTTACCGCTTATGATTATTCCCGGTACCATTGGTAAGTTTTTGAGAGTCATCCCCCTGACGGTAACCATCGCCTTGGTTGTCAGTACGTTTGAAGCTTTGTTCTTTCTTCCTTCACACTATGCAGAATGGGGTCCTAGGGAGAAAAAGAGCGGGCAAAAGCAAAAGACAAGTCGTTTTGATGCCTTCATAGGGCGGTACCGTAGGGTATTGGAAGTGGTGTACAAACGCAAAGGTTTATACCTGATCCTAACTCTTCTGATCACCCTTGGAGTATTCTCCTTGGTGGGAACCCTTAAGCAGGATTTATTCAGTGCCGAGGATTACAGTTACTTCAATATTGAGATCACCACGCCTCTTGGTTCCACCCTGGACCAAACCAACCGCATCGTACAGACGTATGAGGATGTGTTGCTGAGCAAAGTAGGGAAAGGCGAAATTCTTTCAATCAGCAGCAATATTGGGGGGTCGGGAAATTCCCAAACAACAACACAGGCCCAAATTACGGTTGACCTAGCAGAAAAAGATCAAGGAAGAGAGCGTGGCATTGAAGAAATCATTGAAGAGCTGAAGAAAGAAACCTACTATCTCAGTGGCTCAGAACAAGTGCTCTTCACCAAGGCTCAGACAGGACCTCCCACCTCATCCGATTTCAGTTTCAGGCTCTCCGGAGACTCCTATCAGCCCATCATCAATGCAGCAGCAACACTTTCCAATACGCTTGCAGGAATTGAGAATGTCTCCAATGTTCAGAGTGACTTTGTTCCGGGTAATCCTGTGCTTCGTATTGAAGTGAATCAGGATCAAGCAAGCCGACTGGGTATTGGCGTTTCTACCATAGCCAGTTACTTACGCTCCCGATTCGATGGCATTACGGTAGGTACTTTTTTCTTGGAGAATGAGGAAATCGACATCATCGTTCAGTTTGCTTCCAAGTCGACTGATCGATTCGAGGACCTTGAACAGATTCTTATCCCCACCGACGATGGCCGATTGGTTCCCATCTCCAGCGTGGCAACCCTCAAACTGGATAATTCAATCGGTTCCATTCGCCGGGTTGAAGGCAAGCGAGAGATTACCATCACAGCCGATGCGCTGGGTGATATCGATCAAAAGGCCGTCAATGAGCAGATCCGCCAACTTTGGGATACCCAACTCGATGAGCGCTTTAGTGGTGTCGACTTGGTAGTCGGCGGTGAGTTCGCAGACTTCTCCAACCTTCTGATTGATATTCTTAGGGTCTTCGTCCTGGGAATTTTCTTGATGTACCTTATCCTCGGAGCGCAGTTCAACAGCTACAGCCAACCGTTCTTGATTCTCCTTTCCGTTCCCTTCGCTTTCATCGGGGTTGTGCTGTATTTGTTTGTGTCAGGCACGCCGCTTTCAACCACGGTCATTTATAGTGCTGTTGCCCTTGCAGGGGTAGCGGTCAACGATGCAATCGTCTTGATCAGTTTCATCAACGAATTACGGGCAGAGGGGAAAACGGTGAAGGAAGCAATCTTCGAGTCTGCAGTCACCAGAATCCGGCCGATTCTGCTTACCAGTCTGACTACCATTGCCGGTTTGCTCCCTACTGCCATCGGCATCGGAGGCTATTCGGTGGTATGGTCACCTATGGCAAGCACCATCATGGTGGGCCTTATTTTCTCAACCCTCAGTGCCTTGCTGGTCATCCCGTTGCTCTACGGTGTTCTCTACGACCGTACAAGAAGGAGCGCTGCATGA
- a CDS encoding efflux RND transporter periplasmic adaptor subunit: protein MQLRQSVRWILPLVAIMMLATSCAKAQQEDPVAVEVVASATDYTQIVSSAVAVQTKALRDKVVGSGTIQGQQEVSVKARTSGEINTIQVTLGSTLQKGDVLIELDDKVANLTLSQLEKQSENAQKELGVNEQLYAKGAISLSALNSSRSTADGLSAQLQNARNTLSNMSITTPIAGSVAEVAKLVVGDLLTSGTQVARIVDLAHLRVTLAVGQSQLFLIKEGAKADIVIATPTETITAQGSVSAISASSDSRTGSWTVYVDFENPRVDLIRAGITAQVTIYNADAPVYTLVPNAAIVDRNDTTYVFVAQNNTAQLVEIQIIDQFGDQTAIQSVDPALNLSDKKVLVSALSRIVDGSSISSQGL from the coding sequence ATGCAGTTGAGGCAATCGGTTCGCTGGATTCTCCCCTTGGTGGCCATTATGATGTTGGCAACTTCGTGTGCAAAGGCACAACAGGAAGATCCTGTTGCAGTCGAAGTGGTTGCTTCAGCGACGGACTATACCCAAATTGTCTCGTCAGCGGTTGCGGTGCAGACCAAGGCTTTGCGTGACAAGGTTGTTGGCAGCGGGACAATTCAAGGCCAGCAGGAAGTAAGTGTGAAAGCACGCACGAGCGGTGAGATCAATACAATTCAGGTAACGCTGGGAAGTACCTTGCAAAAAGGTGATGTGTTGATCGAGCTCGATGACAAGGTAGCCAATCTTACGTTGAGCCAGCTCGAGAAACAGAGTGAGAATGCCCAGAAGGAACTTGGCGTCAATGAACAGCTCTATGCAAAAGGGGCTATTTCACTGTCCGCCCTCAATAGCTCCCGCTCGACGGCAGACGGTCTATCAGCCCAGTTGCAGAATGCCCGCAATACTCTGTCGAACATGAGTATTACCACTCCCATAGCGGGGAGTGTGGCTGAGGTTGCGAAACTGGTTGTCGGCGATCTACTGACATCAGGTACCCAGGTGGCACGTATTGTCGACCTGGCTCATCTCAGAGTAACCCTTGCAGTAGGGCAATCCCAGCTTTTTCTGATCAAGGAAGGAGCGAAAGCCGACATAGTCATTGCAACTCCAACTGAAACCATAACAGCACAAGGATCTGTCAGTGCCATCAGTGCTTCCAGTGACAGCAGAACCGGCAGCTGGACAGTGTACGTCGACTTTGAGAATCCTCGAGTGGATTTGATCAGGGCAGGTATTACCGCCCAGGTTACCATCTATAATGCTGATGCTCCTGTCTATACCTTAGTCCCCAATGCCGCAATCGTTGACCGCAATGATACAACGTATGTATTCGTAGCGCAAAATAATACGGCACAGCTTGTTGAAATTCAGATTATCGATCAGTTTGGTGACCAGACTGCAATACAGAGTGTAGATCCTGCCTTAAATCTTTCAGATAAGAAGGTATTGGTCAGTGCTCTCTCTCGTATAGTCGACGGCAGCTCGATTAGCAGCCAAGGCTTGTAG
- a CDS encoding cation transporter: MRTKTREIAILRFTTFVCLFFGILGVAASQLAHSRSLLLDGLYSLIQSLFILGSGRIVSLLFTSDDQRFPFGFAAFEPFFLVIRSLTLLIMVLSIGFSAFLSLFNGGYAISVDIALPISVLSLLVCAVVYSILKREATKLNSPVLRAESKAWLLDTLLSFASMSAMVIAQIALRFSFSGLMRYIDPCLTLGFLICVIPLLTKDLVQYSKELLGAAPTSSTQTALEKIAYRFVRKYDFLKAEVFASKQGRSLNVLMYVFLKEERPLLQLDAIRLEMLKALYTYSNWCEADIIFTLDDRWVDYNTLPSLQEA; the protein is encoded by the coding sequence ATGCGTACCAAAACACGAGAAATTGCAATCCTTCGTTTCACAACCTTTGTGTGTCTATTCTTCGGCATATTGGGAGTGGCGGCTTCCCAGCTCGCCCACTCACGCTCGCTGCTTCTGGACGGACTCTACTCACTCATTCAAAGCCTGTTCATTCTTGGATCCGGGCGTATCGTTTCGTTGCTGTTTACCAGTGACGACCAACGATTTCCTTTTGGCTTTGCCGCTTTTGAGCCCTTCTTTCTGGTTATCCGGTCACTGACACTGCTGATTATGGTCCTTAGCATCGGATTCTCAGCGTTCCTCTCACTTTTCAATGGTGGGTATGCAATATCCGTAGACATCGCCCTGCCGATCTCAGTCCTTTCACTGCTGGTCTGTGCCGTGGTGTACAGCATCCTCAAGCGAGAAGCAACCAAACTGAACAGCCCGGTGCTCAGAGCTGAGAGCAAAGCTTGGTTGCTGGATACACTGCTCAGTTTTGCTTCAATGTCGGCGATGGTGATCGCTCAAATAGCACTAAGATTTTCCTTTTCCGGATTGATGCGATACATCGACCCATGCTTAACTCTAGGATTCCTAATCTGCGTGATTCCACTCTTGACCAAGGATTTGGTCCAGTACAGCAAGGAACTCTTGGGAGCTGCCCCAACAAGCTCGACCCAGACAGCCTTGGAAAAGATTGCGTACAGATTCGTTCGCAAGTATGACTTTTTGAAAGCCGAAGTATTTGCATCCAAACAGGGTAGATCCTTGAATGTACTCATGTATGTCTTCTTGAAAGAAGAACGACCACTGTTGCAGCTCGATGCCATCCGCTTGGAAATGCTCAAGGCTCTCTATACCTATAGCAACTGGTGTGAAGCCGACATCATTTTCACCCTTGACGACCGATGGGTGGACTACAACACCTTACCCTCATTGCAGGAAGCTTGA